In Pseudomonas glycinae, the DNA window TCGGTGGCTTCCATCATGCGGCCCATGCCGACGTCGCCGCAGGCCTGGCTGCCCGAGGCCGGGCCGAAGGTCTTCAGGCCGCGACTTTCAAGGAGTTGCAGGTTGGCCTGGGTCGCCGGATCGCGCCACATGGCCTGGTTCATGGCCGGGGCGACTGCGACGATGGCGTCGGTGGCCAGCACCAATGTCGTTAGCAAATCATTGGCGATGCCTTGGGCCAGGCGAGCGAGCAGGTCGGCGGTGGCCGGAGCGATCAGCACCAGATCGGCCCATTTGGCCAGTTCGATGTGGCCCATCGCCGCTTCGGCAGCCGGGTCGAGCAAGTCCAGGTGAACCGGGTGGCCGGACAGCGCCTGCATGGTCAGCGGGGTGATGAATTCGCTGCCGCCGCGGGTCATGACCACGCGCACTTCGGCGCCCTGATCGATCAGGCGGCGCACGAGGTCGGCGCTCTTGTAGGCAGCAATGCCGCCGCCGACGCCCAGAACGATGCGTTTCCGATACAGCCGCTGCATAGGTCTGCCTTTCATTTCGTTGGTGACATACGTGGCGAAACCCCCTCCCCAGGGTGAATTCGCCCGCAAAAAAGATGGGCTACGATATCACAGCGACCGCTACGGAACAGCGGCGCCCACAGACAAGGAATGTGTATGAGTATTCGCGATTGGCCGGCGGCGGAAAGGCCGCGGGAGAAGCTGTTGGAACAGGGCTCGGGAAGTCTTTCCGATGCCGAATTGCTGGCGATTTTTCTGCGAACCGGGGTATCCGGCAAAAGCGCGGTGGATCTGGCGCGACACTTGTTGAATCAGTTCGGTAGTCTCCGTGCGTTGCTGGAGGCTGATCTTGGGGCGTTCAGCGAGCAATTAGGCCTGGGGCCGGCGAAGTTTGCCCAACTGCAGGCTGTACTGGAGATGGGGCGGCGACATTTGGCCGAGCGCATGCGGCAGAAAACGGCGCTGGAAAATCCACAAGTGGTCCGTGATTATCTCAAAGCCATGTTGCGCCACGAGCCGCACGAGGTTTTCGGCTGCCTGTTTCTGGACTCCAAACATCAAGTGTTGACCTTTGAAACGCTGTTTCGCGGCTCGATCGACAACACCGCCGTGCATCCCCGGGAAGTCGTGAAGCGTTCCCTGGCCAACAACGCGGCGGCGGTGATCCTGTGCCACAACCATCCGTCGGGAAACAGCGATCCGAGTCAGGCTGATCGATTATTGACCAAGCGCTTGCAAAAGGCTTTGGAGTTGATCGATGTGCGGGTGCTCGATCACTTCATCGTGGGCGATGGTGAGCCGTTGTCGATGGCGGAATGTGGCTGGATGTAGCTTTCAAGAACAAACGCTAGCCCCTGTGGGAGCGGGCTTGCCCGCGAAATCGGAGTGTCAGTCGACAACTGTGTTGGCTGATCCACCGCATTCGCGGGCAAGCCCGCTCCCACAAAGGTTCTGTGTTGTGGCGGGTTATTTAAGGGTGACCTTGGAGTAGTCCTGCCGCCCGAACGGGCTCACCGAGTAACCCTGCACGTCTTTACGCGTCAGCGCATACGCCGTCGGATGTGCCAGCGGCAGCCACAGCGCCTGCTGCTGGATCTGCGCCTGTGCCTGTTCGTAGAGCTTGGTGCGCACACCTTGCTCGCTGGTGGTCTTGCCGGCGCTGATCAGTTTGTCCAGGTCGGCATTGCAATAGCGGGCGAAGTTGGTGCCGGACTTCACCGCCGCGCAGGAAAACTGCGGGGTGAGGAAGTTGTCCGGATCACCGTTGTCGCCGGCCCAGCCCATGAACAGCAGGTCATGTTCGCCAGCCTTGGAGCGGCGGATCAGCTCGCCCCATTCGATCACGCGGATTTCTGCCTGAATGCCGATTTCCGCCAGATCCGATTGCAGCAGTTGTGCGCCGAGGCTCGGATTCGGGTTGAGCAGGCTGCCGGACGGACGCGTCCAGATGGTGGTCTGGAAACCGTCCTTCAATCCGGCCTTGGCGAGCAGTGCCTTGGCCTTGTCCACGTCGTGGGCGTAACCCGGCAGGTTTTTCGCGTAGCTCCAGGTATTCGGCGGATACGGACCGTTGGCGGCTTCGGCGGTGTCTTCGAATACAGCCTTGAGGTAGTTGGCCTTGTCGAAGGCGAGGTTGATCGCCTGGCGCACTTCCGGTTTGTCCAGCGGCGGATGCTGGCTGTTGATGCCGACGAAGGCGGTCATGAACGCGTCAGTCTTTTCGACTTTCAGCGTCGGCTCCTGCTTCGCGGCCTGTACGTCCAATGGTTTTGGCGACAGGGCGATCTGGCACTCGTTGCGCCGCAACTTTTGCAGACGCACGTTGGCGTCCGGAGTGATGGCGAAGATCAGCGGGTCCACTGCCGGTTTGCCGCGGAAGTAGTCCGGGTTGGCCTTGTAGCGGATCGAGGCGTCTTTCTGGAATCGGGTGAAGACGAACGGTCCGGTGCCGATCGGTTGGCTGTTGAGTTTGTCGGTCGCGCCAGCCTTCAGCAGCTTGTCGGCGTATTCAGCAGAATAAATGGAGGCGAAGCCCATGCTCAGGGTCGCGAGGAACGTCGAGTCCGGATGATCGAGAGTGAAGCGCACGGTCAGCGGATCCAGTGCGTCGATCTTCTTGATCAGGCTCGGCAACTGCATCGACTGGGCGTGGGGGAAGCCGCTCTGGGCGACCTTGTGCCACGGGTTGGCCGGGTCGAGCATGCGATCGAAACTGAATTTGACGTCTTCGGCGGTCAGTTCGCGGGTCGGTTTGAAGTAGTCGGTGGTGTGGAACTTCACCTGCGGATGCAACTTGAACACGTAGGTCAGGCCATCGGTGCTGACTTCCCAGCTGTCGGCCAGGCTTGGGACGACCTTGCCGCTGGCGGTGTCGAAATCCACCAGACGATTCATCAGCACGTCAGCCGAGGCGTTGGTGGTGGTCAGCGAGTTGTACTGCACCACGTCGAAGCCCTCGGGGCTGGCCTCGGTGCAGACGCTCAGGGCGGCGGCCTGGGCCAGTGGACTCAGTAACAGCGGGGCGAAGAGCAGGGGGAGGGCAGCGAG includes these proteins:
- the radC gene encoding RadC family protein; this encodes MSIRDWPAAERPREKLLEQGSGSLSDAELLAIFLRTGVSGKSAVDLARHLLNQFGSLRALLEADLGAFSEQLGLGPAKFAQLQAVLEMGRRHLAERMRQKTALENPQVVRDYLKAMLRHEPHEVFGCLFLDSKHQVLTFETLFRGSIDNTAVHPREVVKRSLANNAAAVILCHNHPSGNSDPSQADRLLTKRLQKALELIDVRVLDHFIVGDGEPLSMAECGWM
- a CDS encoding ABC transporter substrate-binding protein: MRLAALPLLFAPLLLSPLAQAAALSVCTEASPEGFDVVQYNSLTTTNASADVLMNRLVDFDTASGKVVPSLADSWEVSTDGLTYVFKLHPQVKFHTTDYFKPTRELTAEDVKFSFDRMLDPANPWHKVAQSGFPHAQSMQLPSLIKKIDALDPLTVRFTLDHPDSTFLATLSMGFASIYSAEYADKLLKAGATDKLNSQPIGTGPFVFTRFQKDASIRYKANPDYFRGKPAVDPLIFAITPDANVRLQKLRRNECQIALSPKPLDVQAAKQEPTLKVEKTDAFMTAFVGINSQHPPLDKPEVRQAINLAFDKANYLKAVFEDTAEAANGPYPPNTWSYAKNLPGYAHDVDKAKALLAKAGLKDGFQTTIWTRPSGSLLNPNPSLGAQLLQSDLAEIGIQAEIRVIEWGELIRRSKAGEHDLLFMGWAGDNGDPDNFLTPQFSCAAVKSGTNFARYCNADLDKLISAGKTTSEQGVRTKLYEQAQAQIQQQALWLPLAHPTAYALTRKDVQGYSVSPFGRQDYSKVTLK